In Halopseudomonas nanhaiensis, a single window of DNA contains:
- a CDS encoding EAL domain-containing protein, with amino-acid sequence MPNDTASGSNRPPPDDRRPLAIGLTLVAIAGTLLAWLMVWQAWQDYRVLRNQHQVQVEESVWAMAEQLGVNLTLKSTAAEHILHQTRSAEGGMPASLQELIPGLIEVRHVTPDSQLIDQPLAPWMPMLRRLSLTNQPYAIEFDPTQRLVYWLIGGRDPGEFWVMLVREEAISAMLWSHPASGFSWLIEDAGQVRVLARQESGELIYVDEPALNAEERERVAVSAPVEGTLWQVRGLIDEGYYESRLGRLIITKAVIVAAFVAVLLLAVWLVARMQYANRRLAYRSQRSREGLVEAERRYRDIFQSVGMALCQLNLADLREHLDRLGLRSAADLDAWLEAVDSHSELLQHIRVVDANRNTLELLGLDSVPQMEVILQADEPIRKGGARYALMLALIDRQERLELETPMRTARGALRYVWMVMRLPEDLADYSAVTMSISDITARRQVELTMIERERFWSGVVKAVPDIVFIKDMQRNQFVFSNRSLAQALGYTEEEESGFGPSYRDEMVHPDDLEYVLVNRNLQQVLPDGKLLDWRNRWRHKDGSWHWFNVRMKVLSRLPDGRAHQLIGIVKDVHQQTLMTERLKTGEQRYRLLAENISDVIWATDEAFELNYVSPSVKRALGYEPEFLITHGFVEVVAGTRFNRFMGAMLRELQPRISNPESAALLWREGFHRQTTFDCIKADGHTIPVELRVSLMWDPSGRFLGMLGIARDISEQRRTENRLRMAATVFENTTGAIFVTDPAGYIVQVNENFSQITGYDSVEVIDQTPQVFASGVHEEHFYRNVLTEMQREGRWEGEVWQKRKNGEIFPSWAGITAVQDSDGDLVSYVCFFVDISERKASEARIESLAYYDALTGLPNRALFQERLSSALKVAGRRNEWIAVLFLDLDRFKPINDTMGHAAGDVMLKEVGQRLQTCIRESDTVARMGGDEFTMLLAGLTSRESAMRAGISVAEKILEQLAPAFILQEREFFISASIGIALSPQDGTEGSQLLQNADTAMYHAKSAGKDTFQFYQAEMNARALERLSLENDLRKAVHDDAFTLHFQPQFGCVSGELTGVEALLRWQHPTLGAISPAVFIPVAEEIGLVSALGDWVLDRACRQMAEWHAAGHPQPRMAINLSGRQFAEGRLAEQVARVIRRYDLHPSCIELELTESILLRDVEETMQTLAQLKELGVHIAVDDFGTGYSSLNYLKDFPIDTLKIDRSFIQAMHAGSRDARLAEAIIAMGRSLQLMVIAEGVETAEQHELLRSFGCDEVQGFYLGKPMSAEDLRDRHLSPA; translated from the coding sequence ATGCCCAACGATACCGCGTCCGGTTCAAACCGGCCGCCACCGGATGACCGCCGTCCCCTTGCCATCGGGCTGACTCTGGTCGCCATCGCCGGGACGCTGCTCGCCTGGCTGATGGTCTGGCAGGCCTGGCAGGATTATCGCGTCCTGCGCAACCAGCATCAGGTGCAGGTCGAGGAGAGCGTCTGGGCCATGGCGGAGCAGTTGGGCGTCAACCTGACGCTCAAGTCGACTGCCGCCGAACATATCCTGCATCAGACACGGTCTGCAGAGGGCGGCATGCCGGCTTCCCTGCAGGAGCTCATCCCCGGCCTCATCGAAGTGAGGCACGTCACCCCCGATTCGCAATTGATCGACCAGCCGCTCGCGCCATGGATGCCCATGTTGCGCCGGCTGAGTCTTACCAACCAGCCTTACGCCATCGAGTTCGATCCCACACAGCGCCTGGTCTACTGGCTTATCGGAGGCCGAGATCCTGGTGAGTTCTGGGTCATGCTGGTGCGCGAGGAGGCCATCTCGGCGATGCTATGGAGCCACCCGGCGAGCGGTTTCAGCTGGCTGATCGAAGATGCAGGACAGGTGAGGGTGCTCGCCCGTCAGGAGTCCGGCGAGCTGATCTATGTGGACGAGCCGGCGCTCAATGCCGAGGAGCGCGAACGGGTGGCGGTCAGCGCGCCGGTCGAGGGAACGCTCTGGCAGGTCCGCGGCCTGATCGACGAAGGGTACTACGAGTCTCGCCTGGGACGCCTGATCATCACCAAGGCGGTGATCGTTGCAGCATTCGTTGCGGTGTTGCTGCTGGCTGTGTGGCTGGTTGCGCGGATGCAGTACGCCAACCGCCGCCTCGCCTATCGCAGTCAGCGTTCCCGCGAGGGGCTGGTGGAGGCCGAACGTCGCTACCGCGACATCTTCCAGAGCGTGGGGATGGCGCTGTGTCAGCTCAATCTGGCCGACCTGCGTGAGCATCTCGACCGGCTGGGCTTGCGCTCAGCGGCCGACCTGGACGCCTGGCTTGAAGCCGTCGACTCGCATTCCGAGCTGCTGCAACACATCCGTGTCGTCGACGCCAACCGCAATACCCTGGAACTGCTCGGTCTGGATTCCGTACCGCAAATGGAGGTCATCCTTCAGGCGGACGAGCCTATCCGCAAGGGCGGTGCCCGCTACGCGCTGATGCTGGCGCTGATCGATCGGCAGGAGCGACTCGAACTGGAAACGCCCATGCGCACCGCGCGCGGGGCGTTACGCTACGTCTGGATGGTCATGCGACTGCCCGAAGATCTGGCCGACTACTCTGCCGTGACCATGAGCATCTCCGACATCACTGCCCGGCGGCAGGTCGAACTGACCATGATCGAGCGCGAGCGGTTCTGGTCCGGAGTGGTGAAGGCGGTACCGGACATCGTCTTCATCAAGGACATGCAGCGTAATCAATTCGTGTTCTCCAACCGTTCGCTGGCGCAGGCGCTGGGCTATACGGAAGAGGAAGAGTCCGGATTCGGCCCCAGCTATCGCGACGAGATGGTCCATCCGGATGACCTCGAGTACGTTCTGGTGAATCGAAACCTGCAGCAGGTGCTGCCCGACGGAAAACTGCTCGACTGGCGCAATCGCTGGCGCCACAAGGACGGCAGCTGGCACTGGTTCAACGTCCGCATGAAGGTGCTGTCGCGGCTGCCCGACGGGCGCGCGCATCAGCTCATCGGCATTGTCAAGGACGTCCATCAGCAGACGCTGATGACTGAACGGCTGAAGACCGGCGAGCAGCGCTACCGGTTGCTGGCGGAGAACATCAGCGACGTGATCTGGGCCACCGACGAAGCGTTCGAGCTCAACTACGTCAGCCCGTCGGTCAAGCGTGCGCTCGGTTACGAGCCGGAGTTCCTAATCACTCACGGCTTCGTCGAAGTGGTGGCCGGCACGCGGTTCAACCGGTTCATGGGCGCGATGCTGCGCGAGCTGCAGCCAAGGATCAGCAATCCGGAAAGCGCCGCCCTGCTTTGGCGGGAGGGCTTTCATCGGCAGACGACCTTCGACTGCATCAAGGCAGACGGTCACACCATACCGGTCGAGCTACGCGTATCGTTGATGTGGGACCCCTCCGGGCGCTTTCTGGGGATGCTCGGTATCGCCCGTGACATCAGCGAGCAGCGTCGTACCGAGAACCGCCTGCGGATGGCGGCAACGGTGTTCGAGAACACCACCGGAGCGATATTTGTTACCGACCCGGCCGGTTACATCGTCCAGGTGAATGAAAACTTCTCGCAGATCACCGGCTACGACTCGGTAGAGGTGATCGACCAGACGCCTCAGGTCTTTGCCTCCGGGGTGCATGAGGAGCATTTCTATCGTAACGTTCTGACCGAGATGCAGCGCGAGGGGCGGTGGGAGGGCGAGGTCTGGCAGAAGCGCAAGAACGGCGAGATATTCCCCTCGTGGGCCGGGATCACCGCGGTTCAGGACAGCGATGGGGATCTGGTCAGCTACGTCTGCTTCTTCGTCGATATCAGTGAGCGCAAGGCCAGCGAAGCACGCATCGAAAGTCTCGCGTATTACGACGCCCTCACCGGGCTGCCGAACCGGGCACTGTTTCAGGAGCGCCTGTCCAGCGCGCTCAAGGTGGCAGGACGGCGCAACGAGTGGATCGCGGTTCTGTTCCTCGACCTCGACCGATTCAAACCCATCAACGACACCATGGGTCACGCCGCGGGCGACGTCATGCTCAAGGAAGTCGGCCAGCGCCTGCAGACCTGTATTCGCGAAAGCGACACTGTCGCCCGCATGGGTGGGGACGAGTTCACCATGCTGCTGGCAGGGCTGACCAGCCGCGAGTCGGCCATGCGTGCGGGCATCAGCGTGGCCGAGAAGATCCTTGAGCAGCTCGCACCTGCCTTCATATTGCAGGAGCGTGAATTCTTCATCAGTGCCAGCATCGGCATCGCACTGTCACCACAGGATGGCACCGAAGGCAGTCAGCTGTTGCAGAATGCCGATACGGCGATGTATCACGCCAAGAGCGCCGGCAAGGATACGTTCCAGTTCTATCAGGCGGAGATGAATGCCCGCGCACTGGAGCGGCTCAGTCTGGAGAACGATCTGCGCAAGGCGGTTCACGACGATGCCTTCACGCTGCACTTCCAGCCGCAGTTCGGCTGTGTCAGCGGTGAACTGACAGGTGTGGAGGCGCTGCTGCGCTGGCAGCATCCGACGCTGGGCGCGATCTCGCCTGCGGTGTTCATACCGGTTGCCGAAGAGATAGGGCTGGTCTCTGCCCTGGGCGACTGGGTGCTGGACCGGGCCTGCCGGCAGATGGCCGAGTGGCACGCGGCCGGTCATCCCCAGCCACGTATGGCGATCAATCTGTCCGGTCGCCAATTTGCCGAAGGTCGGCTGGCCGAGCAGGTGGCCAGGGTTATCCGACGGTACGATTTGCATCCGTCGTGCATCGAGCTGGAACTGACCGAAAGCATCCTGCTCCGGGATGTCGAAGAGACCATGCAGACGCTGGCTCAGCTGAAGGAGTTGGGCGTGCATATCGCGGTGGACGACTTCGGGACCGGCTACTCATCGCTCAATTACCTGAAGGACTTTCCGATCGATACGCTGAAGATCGACCGTAGCTTCATCCAGGCGATGCATGCCGGCAGCCGTGATGCCCGGCTTGCTGAAGCCATCATTGCCATGGGACGTTCCCTGCAACTGATGGTCATCGCCGAGGGTGTCGAGACGGCCGAACAACACGAGCTGCTGCGCAGCTTCGGCTGTGACGAGGTCCAGGGCTTCTATCTAGGCAAACCAATGAGCGCCGAAGACCTGCGCGATAGACATCTGTCGCCTGCCTGA
- the glyA gene encoding serine hydroxymethyltransferase: MFSRSNDIATVDAELWTAMQQEAQRQEEHIELIASENYTSPAVMQAQGSALTNKYAEGYPGKRYYGGCDYVDIAEQLAIDRAKQLFGADYANVQPHAGSQANAAVFQALLTPGDTVLGMSLAHGGHLTHGAGVNFSGKHYNAVQYGINTDTGLIDYDEVEALAVEHKPKMIIAGFSAYSQVLDFARFRAIADKVGAYLFVDMAHVAGLVAAGVYPNPVPFADVVTTTTHKTLRGPRGGLILAKANEALEKKLNSAVFPGGQGGPLMHVIAAKAICFKEAMSPEFKTYQQQVVKNAQAMAGVFIERGFDVVSGGTQNHLFLLSLIKQDITGKDADAALGRAHITVNKNAVPNDPRSPFVTSGLRIGTPAVTTRGFNEADCRELAGWICDILDNMGDESVIERVRGQVQQICKRLPVYVA; encoded by the coding sequence ATGTTTAGCCGTTCCAACGATATTGCCACCGTCGACGCCGAACTCTGGACTGCCATGCAGCAGGAGGCGCAGCGCCAGGAAGAGCATATCGAGCTGATCGCATCCGAGAACTACACCAGCCCTGCGGTCATGCAGGCGCAGGGTTCGGCCCTGACCAACAAGTACGCCGAAGGTTACCCGGGCAAGCGCTACTACGGCGGCTGCGACTACGTCGATATCGCCGAGCAGCTGGCTATCGATCGCGCCAAGCAGCTGTTTGGTGCCGACTACGCAAACGTCCAGCCGCACGCCGGCTCGCAGGCCAATGCCGCGGTGTTTCAGGCGTTGCTGACGCCGGGCGATACCGTACTGGGGATGAGCCTTGCTCACGGCGGCCACCTCACCCATGGCGCGGGCGTCAATTTCTCCGGCAAGCACTACAATGCCGTGCAGTACGGCATCAATACCGACACCGGTCTGATCGACTACGACGAAGTCGAGGCGCTGGCAGTCGAGCACAAGCCGAAGATGATCATCGCCGGTTTCTCTGCCTACTCGCAGGTCCTGGACTTCGCCCGCTTCCGTGCCATCGCGGACAAGGTCGGGGCTTATCTGTTCGTCGATATGGCGCATGTTGCCGGACTGGTCGCCGCTGGCGTCTATCCGAACCCGGTGCCGTTCGCTGACGTGGTGACCACCACCACGCACAAGACCCTGCGCGGTCCGCGTGGCGGCCTGATCCTGGCAAAGGCCAACGAAGCGCTGGAAAAGAAGCTGAATTCTGCAGTGTTTCCGGGTGGTCAGGGCGGTCCGCTGATGCACGTCATCGCCGCCAAGGCGATCTGCTTCAAGGAAGCGATGAGCCCCGAGTTCAAAACCTACCAGCAGCAGGTGGTGAAGAACGCCCAGGCAATGGCCGGCGTGTTCATCGAGCGCGGCTTCGACGTGGTATCGGGTGGCACGCAGAATCACCTGTTCCTGCTGTCGCTGATCAAGCAGGACATCACCGGCAAGGACGCCGACGCCGCTCTTGGCCGCGCGCACATCACCGTCAACAAGAACGCGGTTCCCAACGACCCGCGTTCGCCGTTCGTCACGTCAGGCCTGCGTATCGGCACGCCGGCGGTGACCACCCGCGGTTTCAACGAGGCCGATTGCCGCGAGCTGGCTGGCTGGATCTGCGACATCCTCGACAACATGGGCGATGAGTCTGTCATCGAGCGTGTCCGTGGCCAGGTTCAGCAGATCTGCAAGCGGTTGCCGGTGTACGTTGCCTGA
- a CDS encoding substrate-binding periplasmic protein, translating into MKRQSFLLIALLCLGVNASSLAEDVSTKPLIQVGLMPFPGYSFLDEDRQPAGKSVKLTRLLLEQAGYTHEIRILPPARIWRGLEDGSVHVWPGVISKPGLEEHTLLTERTLGLVGINLYARPGAPLPIWPEGIAGKRLILITNYTYTNELLSTLYDVTLGVRFHRGSSHAGAVNMLLRGRGDYLLDYRAQVDPIVKRLGLAPLPFVQVAEQPMRFVLSRRSGFAEALRGDLDRAFDELAAQGVELDVTRQ; encoded by the coding sequence GTGAAGCGCCAGAGTTTTCTCCTCATTGCGCTCCTCTGCCTTGGCGTCAATGCATCGTCTCTGGCCGAGGATGTATCCACCAAGCCGCTCATTCAGGTTGGCCTGATGCCGTTTCCAGGCTATTCCTTTCTGGACGAGGACCGTCAGCCGGCGGGCAAGTCGGTCAAGCTGACGCGGTTGCTCCTCGAGCAGGCGGGCTACACGCACGAGATTCGCATTCTGCCCCCGGCCCGCATCTGGCGCGGTCTGGAAGACGGTTCCGTGCATGTCTGGCCCGGCGTCATCAGCAAGCCCGGCCTGGAAGAGCACACGCTGCTCACCGAACGGACGCTGGGGCTGGTGGGCATCAACCTGTACGCGCGTCCGGGGGCGCCGCTGCCCATCTGGCCAGAAGGCATTGCCGGCAAACGTCTTATTCTGATTACCAACTACACCTATACCAACGAGCTGTTGAGCACCTTGTATGACGTGACGCTGGGGGTGCGCTTCCATCGCGGAAGTTCGCACGCCGGTGCGGTCAACATGCTGCTGCGTGGGCGCGGCGATTATCTGCTTGATTACCGGGCTCAGGTCGACCCCATCGTCAAGCGGCTCGGCCTTGCGCCCCTGCCATTCGTGCAGGTCGCCGAGCAGCCGATGCGCTTCGTGTTATCCCGCCGCAGCGGCTTCGCTGAAGCGCTGAGGGGCGATCTTGATCGTGCCTTCGACGAGCTGGCGGCACAAGGTGTGGAGCTGGATGTGACGCGTCAGTGA
- a CDS encoding YjgN family protein, which produces MSELYKLRYSGNRVGGVSDEAVSAELARLGFQSGQIEALLSGRSATIKRRLDSSQARAYQHRLEQAGLLTHIEREDTVDSPAAEVQSVAVASAPARFDAAEPTRSMEQQQPTVRRLEPVEFTGSGSEFFGIWIVNIFLMILTLGLYAPWAKVRTNQYFYGHTQIDGASFQYLADPWVIFRGRLVAIVAVAVWVLVSELWPVGSLVLMGLFLPAFPWIVVRSLKFHAVNSAYRNIRFDFRGGYLAAFMAMLVWPVVAMLTLMIALPLSIFKTHAFMVNNSYFGTMPFRLKAKASDYYVFFLRIIGVVIGFAVVGGIVSQLVHPGAAIIVAIIGYLALFGYFMAGLTNLVFNATVLGLHGFSSTLSKRRMVWIFMSNSLLIALTLGFFTPWAKVRMAAYRASCTEVAVHGDLDSFVASEVKHASAVGQEIGEAFDLGVSLV; this is translated from the coding sequence ATGAGCGAATTATACAAACTGCGCTACAGCGGCAATCGTGTGGGCGGGGTATCTGACGAGGCGGTGAGCGCCGAATTGGCCCGCCTGGGTTTCCAGTCAGGGCAGATAGAGGCGCTGCTGAGCGGGCGTAGCGCAACCATCAAGCGCCGGCTCGATTCCTCTCAGGCCAGAGCCTATCAGCACCGCCTCGAGCAGGCAGGACTGCTGACCCACATCGAGCGAGAGGATACCGTTGATTCGCCCGCAGCTGAGGTGCAGTCGGTCGCTGTCGCCTCGGCGCCCGCCCGGTTTGACGCCGCAGAGCCAACCCGCTCGATGGAACAGCAGCAGCCAACGGTGAGGCGGCTCGAGCCAGTCGAGTTCACCGGAAGCGGCAGCGAGTTTTTCGGGATCTGGATCGTCAATATATTCCTCATGATTCTGACCCTGGGGCTTTATGCGCCCTGGGCCAAGGTGCGTACCAATCAGTACTTCTACGGGCATACGCAGATCGATGGCGCCAGTTTTCAGTATCTGGCAGATCCCTGGGTAATTTTCAGGGGGCGGCTGGTGGCTATTGTCGCGGTCGCCGTCTGGGTCCTGGTGTCTGAACTCTGGCCGGTGGGCTCGCTTGTGCTGATGGGGCTATTCCTGCCGGCGTTCCCGTGGATTGTCGTGCGCTCGCTGAAATTTCATGCCGTCAACAGTGCCTATCGAAACATCCGCTTCGATTTCCGCGGCGGCTACCTCGCAGCCTTCATGGCGATGCTGGTCTGGCCGGTGGTCGCAATGCTCACGCTGATGATTGCCCTGCCATTGTCCATCTTCAAGACCCACGCGTTCATGGTCAACAACAGCTACTTCGGGACCATGCCGTTCCGCCTCAAGGCGAAGGCAAGTGATTATTATGTGTTTTTTCTGAGAATCATCGGCGTGGTGATCGGCTTTGCGGTCGTCGGCGGTATCGTCAGCCAGCTGGTCCACCCCGGCGCGGCAATCATCGTGGCCATCATCGGCTATCTGGCGCTGTTCGGGTATTTCATGGCTGGACTGACCAATCTGGTGTTCAACGCCACGGTACTCGGCCTGCACGGGTTCAGCTCGACCCTGAGCAAGCGGCGCATGGTCTGGATATTCATGAGCAACAGCCTGCTGATCGCTCTGACACTCGGGTTCTTCACACCGTGGGCCAAGGTACGCATGGCAGCCTACCGCGCCAGCTGCACCGAGGTCGCCGTGCATGGTGACCTGGACAGTTTCGTCGCCAGCGAAGTCAAGCATGCCAGCGCTGTCGGCCAGGAGATCGGCGAAGCCTTCGATCTGGGCGTATCGCTTGTCTGA
- a CDS encoding M48 family metallopeptidase, producing the protein MSDGWLGGQYFDGRRSAGHAARLRLEGDCLVLILADAVQRYPARQVRLGMQVGKAASYLWLDNVAIFECSDQTSLAALARDARGAPRTGLLHRLETNWRLILASAMLVAAFLVGSIIWGVPWISGLVAQAVPAHVEQWVGEQSMSTLDEYWLEPSGLDDQRQAGLKEAFAPLMASLNKAYPNRAWRIELRSSEALGANALALPGGIMVFTDDLVELAADDTELVSILAHEAGHVVHRHGLRGIVQSSLALWLMMSITGDLSAASDLTTSLPAILANLSYARSMETEADSFALEVLLERDIDPAHFASIMRRLEATHGQGETSRIGEFLSTHPPTRERIERFDEASQQLKR; encoded by the coding sequence TTGTCTGACGGCTGGCTCGGCGGGCAGTATTTCGATGGCCGGCGTAGCGCCGGTCATGCTGCGCGGCTGCGTCTGGAGGGCGATTGCCTGGTACTCATCCTGGCGGACGCGGTGCAGCGCTACCCGGCGCGCCAGGTCAGGCTCGGGATGCAGGTCGGCAAGGCCGCGAGTTATCTCTGGCTCGACAATGTGGCGATCTTCGAGTGTTCCGATCAGACGAGCCTGGCGGCCCTGGCTCGCGACGCGCGAGGCGCTCCCCGAACAGGTCTGCTGCATCGGCTGGAAACCAACTGGCGGCTGATTCTGGCGAGTGCGATGCTGGTCGCAGCCTTTCTTGTCGGCAGCATCATCTGGGGCGTTCCATGGATCTCCGGACTGGTTGCGCAGGCGGTGCCAGCGCATGTCGAACAGTGGGTAGGCGAGCAGTCGATGTCCACGCTGGACGAATACTGGCTTGAGCCCAGCGGGCTGGATGACCAGCGTCAAGCCGGTTTGAAGGAAGCCTTTGCCCCGCTCATGGCGTCGCTCAACAAGGCCTACCCCAACCGGGCGTGGAGGATCGAGCTGCGCTCCAGCGAAGCGCTCGGTGCCAATGCGCTGGCGTTGCCGGGTGGGATCATGGTGTTCACCGACGATCTGGTCGAACTGGCGGCTGACGACACCGAGCTGGTTTCCATTCTCGCGCACGAGGCAGGGCATGTCGTCCACCGGCATGGCCTGCGCGGTATTGTGCAAAGTTCGCTCGCGCTCTGGCTGATGATGTCGATAACCGGTGACCTGTCCGCAGCGTCCGATCTGACCACAAGCCTGCCCGCCATTCTGGCGAACCTGAGCTATGCGAGAAGCATGGAGACCGAGGCCGACAGTTTTGCTCTGGAAGTGCTGCTTGAACGTGACATTGATCCAGCGCATTTTGCCAGCATCATGCGCAGGCTGGAGGCCACGCATGGGCAGGGAGAGACGAGCCGAATCGGAGAGTTCCTGTCTACCCATCCGCCCACGCGGGAGCGCATCGAACGCTTCGATGAGGCGTCACAGCAGTTGAAAAGGTAA
- the mqo gene encoding malate dehydrogenase (quinone), protein MTAKNVDVLLVGGGVMSATLGMLLKQLDPAMTITLVERLDHVAHESTDGWNNAGTGHAGYCELNYTPQAPDGSITIDRALGINASFEVSLQFWSYLVEQNILPAPNKFINPTPHQSFVWSEKDVAFLRKRQELLSAHHLFADMKFSDSPEQIAEWMPLVMDQRNPSEKVAATRVEYGSDVDFGSLTRNMIDWLKKQEGFDLHLRHSVDSLRKSKRGTWRVKVEDDANGGEKEFNARFVFLGAGGGSLPLLQKSHIDESQGYGGFPVSGQWLVCQKPEIVKRHRSKVYGKAAVGAPPMSVPHLDTRIINGEPALLFGPFAGFTTKFLKKGSVFDLFSSVRPYNVAPMMAVGRDNLDLTRYLISESFQSHKDRVASLRDYFPQAREEDWKLQDAGMRVQIIKKDAQGHGKLEFGTEIVAAKDGTLAALLGASPGASTAAQAMLDVLQRCFKEQLATPEWQARIRDLIPSYGQSLVNDAELLKQVRGRTLRTLGLVKA, encoded by the coding sequence ATGACAGCAAAAAACGTAGATGTCTTGCTGGTCGGTGGTGGTGTCATGAGCGCTACACTAGGAATGTTGCTCAAACAGCTCGATCCCGCAATGACCATTACCCTGGTCGAGCGTCTGGATCACGTGGCTCACGAAAGCACGGACGGCTGGAACAACGCAGGTACCGGTCATGCCGGTTACTGCGAGCTCAACTACACACCGCAAGCCCCTGATGGTTCGATCACCATCGACAGGGCGCTGGGCATCAATGCTTCGTTCGAGGTATCGCTGCAGTTCTGGTCATACCTGGTCGAGCAGAACATCCTTCCGGCTCCCAATAAGTTCATCAACCCCACGCCGCACCAGAGCTTTGTCTGGAGCGAGAAGGACGTGGCATTCCTGCGCAAGCGTCAGGAACTGCTTAGCGCCCACCATTTGTTCGCCGACATGAAGTTCAGCGATTCGCCTGAGCAGATCGCCGAGTGGATGCCGCTGGTCATGGATCAGCGCAACCCCAGCGAAAAGGTCGCCGCTACCCGCGTCGAATACGGCTCCGATGTCGACTTCGGCTCGCTGACCCGCAACATGATCGACTGGCTGAAAAAACAGGAAGGCTTCGACCTGCATCTCCGCCATTCGGTCGACTCGCTGCGCAAGAGCAAGCGCGGCACCTGGCGGGTGAAGGTCGAGGATGACGCCAACGGCGGCGAGAAGGAATTCAACGCGCGTTTCGTCTTCCTCGGTGCCGGCGGTGGCTCGCTGCCCTTGCTGCAGAAATCGCACATCGACGAAAGCCAGGGCTACGGCGGCTTCCCGGTCAGCGGCCAGTGGCTGGTATGCCAGAAGCCGGAGATCGTCAAGCGTCACCGCTCCAAGGTCTACGGCAAGGCTGCCGTAGGTGCGCCGCCGATGTCCGTACCGCACCTCGACACCCGCATCATCAATGGCGAGCCCGCTCTGCTGTTCGGTCCGTTTGCCGGGTTCACCACCAAGTTCCTCAAGAAGGGCTCGGTGTTCGACCTGTTCTCTTCGGTCCGTCCATACAACGTGGCACCGATGATGGCGGTGGGTCGCGACAATCTGGACCTGACCCGCTATCTGATTTCCGAGTCGTTTCAGTCGCACAAGGATCGTGTCGCCTCGCTGCGCGACTATTTCCCGCAGGCACGCGAGGAAGACTGGAAGCTGCAGGATGCAGGAATGCGGGTGCAGATCATCAAGAAGGATGCCCAGGGACACGGCAAGCTGGAGTTCGGCACCGAGATCGTCGCCGCCAAGGACGGAACCCTGGCCGCGCTGCTTGGCGCTTCACCGGGTGCATCCACCGCGGCGCAGGCCATGCTCGACGTACTCCAGCGCTGTTTCAAGGAGCAGTTGGCTACGCCTGAATGGCAAGCGCGTATTCGCGACCTGATCCCGTCCTACGGTCAGTCACTGGTCAACGATGCTGAACTGCTCAAGCAGGTGCGTGGCCGCACCCTCCGTACGTTGGGCCTGGTAAAGGCCTGA
- the thiO gene encoding glycine oxidase ThiO — protein MQDVIIVGGGIMGCLTALNLLEAGARVTLLERQRAGREASWAGGGIVSPLYPWRYGDAVQALAVWSQGFYPRLAAQLAQRTGIDPQVSSCGLMWLDHAEQGQALSWARSQGQPLRRVDSDFIYRQVPNLAPGFTSALWQADLANVRNPRLMSALLAWLAGHRHFTLLEQSPATELVVREGRVEGVRTSAGVVKAGAVVLAAGAWSGDWLAPLGVSLPVQPVKGQMQLYRCAPGWLPSMVLFEGRYAIPRQDGHVLIGSTLEHSGFDASTTAEGFASLRQSALRLLPALAELQPVGQWAGLRPGSPDGIPFIGQVPGVSGLWLNAGHYRNGLVLAPASCRLAADLILGRAPEIDPSPYAPAERLAPR, from the coding sequence ATGCAGGATGTGATCATCGTTGGCGGGGGAATCATGGGCTGCCTCACGGCGCTGAACCTGCTCGAAGCAGGCGCTCGCGTCACGCTTCTTGAGCGTCAGCGGGCGGGGCGGGAGGCTTCCTGGGCTGGCGGTGGGATCGTGTCCCCGTTGTATCCATGGCGCTACGGCGATGCGGTGCAGGCGCTGGCAGTCTGGTCGCAAGGCTTCTATCCCCGGCTGGCAGCACAGCTTGCGCAGCGAACCGGGATCGATCCGCAGGTCAGCAGCTGCGGGCTGATGTGGCTGGATCACGCCGAACAGGGTCAGGCGCTGAGCTGGGCACGCAGCCAGGGGCAGCCACTGCGCCGCGTCGATTCGGATTTCATCTACCGTCAGGTGCCGAACCTTGCGCCGGGGTTCACGTCCGCCCTGTGGCAGGCTGATCTTGCCAACGTGCGCAACCCACGGTTGATGTCAGCACTGCTGGCCTGGCTTGCCGGCCATCGGCACTTCACTCTGCTGGAACAGTCACCGGCCACCGAACTGGTGGTGCGCGAAGGCCGGGTGGAGGGTGTGCGTACGTCCGCGGGCGTCGTCAAAGCCGGCGCGGTGGTGCTGGCCGCCGGCGCCTGGAGTGGCGACTGGCTGGCGCCCCTGGGGGTGTCGTTGCCGGTTCAGCCGGTGAAGGGTCAGATGCAGCTGTACCGGTGCGCGCCTGGCTGGTTGCCCAGCATGGTGTTGTTCGAAGGTCGCTACGCGATCCCCCGACAGGACGGGCATGTGTTGATCGGCAGCACGCTCGAGCACAGCGGCTTCGATGCCAGCACCACGGCCGAAGGGTTCGCATCGCTCCGCCAGTCGGCACTGCGATTGTTGCCGGCGCTGGCCGAGCTTCAGCCGGTAGGACAGTGGGCAGGTCTGCGGCCGGGGTCGCCGGATGGCATACCCTTCATCGGCCAGGTGCCGGGCGTGAGCGGGCTATGGTTGAATGCCGGACACTACCGCAACGGGCTGGTGCTGGCGCCGGCATCCTGCCGTCTGGCGGCCGACCTGATCCTGGGCCGTGCCCCGGAGATCGACCCGTCACCCTACGCGCCGGCCGAGCGATTGGCGCCCCGGTAG